In Gambusia affinis linkage group LG20, SWU_Gaff_1.0, whole genome shotgun sequence, the genomic window tatttttgtctttcctttggtttgttttgtttgttttccttctaattcatgtaaagcactttgaactgccttgttgattcaaaatgtgctacataaataaaacggCCTTACCGTACCTTTCTCAAGCCGTTCTGACTCACCTGTGGAGAGTATTCGTATCTCTCAGGTCCGTCCAGCACAGGACAAACCTCTTTGGTTCTGCGACAAACCTTCGAACCACCGTCAGAAATCCACAGCAGCTTATTAGCTGTTTTATTATCCAAAGTCAGATTAATCCAATCtagtgaagaaaaagaaagttgcttctttttttttcttgcaaataataaaactaaagttaaaaaatgttcttacaTTTCATCAGCTCAGCTCTGTTTCTGGGCTCTGGAATATCTggttaataaatacaaaatctctCACAGGAAgatagaaaacaacacaaagaacgAACCATAATGATCATAATAGtttcatttctgatgttttggtatttttttacCTTCGTTtgttgtttcattctttttagaTTTACTTAATTTCCCtgcaaagagcaaaaataacagCTGCTGATATAAGATTCCTGCTCAAAATGAATCTTAAACCTTGAacaaagcacacaaacaaaagaaaaaggctttaaaTCTTCTTTCCTGAGTTTCTCACCTGGTTTGGTTTTGTCAGGGAGGATTGCTGCAGAACTGGGTTCCCTCTGCATCTCAATCTACATCCAGACTAAATCACCGAGAGAGAAAGTGGTAATCGTTTGTCTTCTGATTTAGTTCTCAGGACGGCAGATGGAGCTTTCAGGAGCGTCTCTAAGACGTGTTGAGGAACGAGGGATCAGTCTGAGGTTGGGTGGAGCGGTTGGTACATGCCTGACCTGACATgcagaggaagactaatgttgACATCCGACCTCAATGAAACATAAGGAGTCTGCTGAAAAGAACTTCACTGGAAGCAAGATGGAGGCAGGATGAATAAATGATCAACGTTCTCAGCAGCAGCCTGTTCCGAACAAGGTGGGGACGGCGTGAACCGCCGATGCCTACAGCATTCGTAAAAGCTATTTTCTTGCTTGATTTTGCTTCTTAGTCACAGTTAAACCCAAcctcagtaaaaataaaaaccagtttcCAGTTGGTTTGTTAAGATGTGAAACAGCAACCAGACATAAAACTAGCTTTATGATCACACCAACCTTGAATATGTCATTCACACTTTCATTCCACTCTTTCACAACTGTTTTAatttagacaaacaaaatgagATCTGAGAattatttgatgtgtttttgaataaaaaggttGTTATTGTCTAGATTGATTTGAATCTAGTCtcattgttattttatgttagtTTCTTATTTTGGTTAGATCAGTCTTGTTCCTGTTGTTTGTCTTTAGTTCAGTCCTTATTAGTGGTTctagttgtttatttattgtgtctAATTATTCTTactcacatttctttaattatgtttagtgtgtttttctgttggattcatCTCTTAAACCCCTGTGTGCcactttctctccctctcctcagTCTGCCTTTTGCTCTGTGCAGTCAGTTAGCTCATCAGCCCAGGTCCATTGTTTCAGTGTTCAGCCTCCCAGTATTTAAGTGCCTCTTTCTCAAtcactccttgctggttcctccccTTTCTTCCTGTCTGTCCCTTGCACTCCTGAATCTCCTTGTTGGGTTTTTCATGTTGGACTACTTTTTGTTTCTACTCTGGCTCTCTGTTTTGTAAATCACAGAGATTTACAAAAGAATCTCATCCACTCTCCACTTCTGCTGCTCTTGCATTCACCTCAAGACAAAGATGGCCTTTTTTTGTAGTGTTAGTAATCAGAATAAAACAGCCGTTTGGTggtatgtaatttatttaaacatttgccTAGCGTTCTCAACATAACCGCTGTATACATTCGAACAACactggaaaaaacacacaattatatGATACAAAACATTGGTGCTAACATAGAGTGGTTAAAAAATACTCCTGTAGGTTTCTTagtgtattattttatgtagCTCCCtatgcttctgtttttaaagattcGGCCGAGGTGCAACCAACACGTCTACTATTCTATAAAAGGCTTTGACTTTATGTGACTAAACTCCCTGCAgtatcaataaaaacaacaataaaagattttttttctaactttcagAGATtcttactaaataaaaaaattaaactcacTCTGCAGTCTTTACAAAGTCGCTACTTAAgttcactttttcattttaccagtatttaaaatacatttaactgGAGGCATAAACCAAATATATTCTCTATGAATTGGCAATAATATATGTACAGCAGACCCCTGGTTTTCccaagcagatttttttcaactCTATGATAAAGAAAGTGAATTTTGGACTTGCTTTACAAGgacaaatctgcaaaaaaaaaaaaaaaaaaaagtaaatctatGAATATTGAACCATAAATAGATGGGGCTCCACTGAGTATATTTAGTTTGCTACACTTGATTTCAACAAATCTAATTTCAaggttaagctttttaaaaagaagaataattTGCATAAGATTCATGCAGCAGCTCTTACTTGTCCTGTATTCGTCTCTATTCCCTGTTAGATCTGATTTTCTGATCTACTCCTCCTTCTGTAGGATCAGGCAGTAGGAGTTTGTCCCCACCCAGAATCCTGGCAGCAGCTTCTGCTGGAAGCAGCTCCTGACCTGGTGCAAAAGTTTCACCTCCTTTCTGACTGtgccttcctcttcctcctcttcctcttcaacAGCGTAGAAGCTCAGTAAACCAGCAGGCTGGTCAGCGTACACACCAATGGTGGCGTGATGGGGAATCCCGTTGATCTCTTCCTTCTGGCCCTGGTGCCAGACTTGGTAGCCGGAGCCGCTCCACTCCAGGCCCCAGGATTCGTGGTTCTCTCCAAAGCCGCAGGGCCCTTCGCTGTTCCTCCGTCCCGCTCGTTCAAACGCAACTCCGATCACGACCCATCCAGACGACCGCACCTCCCAGTAGCCTCGGAAACCCCCGATGCCTTCCCTGCAGAGAACCTGTTTGAAAACAGAACCAGTCACATCAAATGAAGGGACTCATCGTACGTCGTTTCACCCGATTTTAAGTGTGAACACTAATCACATCTGCACTGTAAACATTTGAACAGCATTTAGTTCTGCTCTCTTCTCTTAAAGTCAAATACATTTAgcgagttttagattttgaaactAAGagtgtgagtttgtgaaagataaacttacagcagtaagCTGTGTTAGCTTTTTATCAATTTTGTCGGAGTTGAATAAACAgagtttttacaaatgttttacagtgtaactttTACCTGTGGGGTGTACTCGTATCGCTCTGGTCTGTCTAATACGGGACATGTGACGTCATCAGTCATACGGGCGACTTTAGCGCCGCCATCAGTGATCCACAGCATCTTATTGGCTGTTCTGTCATCCAAAGTCAGGTTAACCCAGTCTGAAATAAAGGGAACAAACAATAACTGGAATATTTCATACTACTGTGCACATTCTGAATTATTGAGAGGTCTGACTATATTTATGTGTAACTTTGTAAAGGACAGCTAAAGAAAATCACAGCTGTTTGCTTTATGCATCATGTCCAggatgcatatatatatatatatatatatatatatatatatatatatatatatatatatatatatatatatatatatatatatatatatatatatatatatatatatatatatatattcacataTATTGTCTCAATTTTTTATGCAAGTTGCAAGTTCAGTTAATGCTTTGtacatcaaaataatttataattctACTATATTTTACGGTACGTAGCATAATCTATACCTGCAGAAATCTGACATTATTCCTCCAGTTGGATGGTGTaattgaaataatataaaaagtgaaacagtttTCTCTATAATTTTGAATGGCATCAGCTGTAATGTTTGAGTTTGCATGTATTTGGTGCAAAATGCTTCGTGTATAAAGGAGATGGCACCGCTTTATGGTTTCCTccttatgtttttatattttaaaaaaaattcttacgTTTCATAAGATCAGCTCGACATTTTGGCTCTGGAATATTTGGCTCGTAGTCGGGAACCTTtgctaaaaaaggaaaagagagatgGATTTGCAAAGGtaacgtttttttattttaacatcgAAACATTAACTCTGCTCACCTGTAGGTGTGTTTCCAGCTTTGGATTTCTTTGCTGAAGA contains:
- the LOC122823617 gene encoding stonustoxin subunit beta-like; translated protein: MPTTNRIISETQNSDKVSSAKKSKAGNTPTAKVPDYEPNIPEPKCRADLMKHWVNLTLDDRTANKMLWITDGGAKVARMTDDVTCPVLDRPERYEYTPQVLCREGIGGFRGYWEVRSSGWVVIGVAFERAGRRNSEGPCGFGENHESWGLEWSGSGYQVWHQGQKEEINGIPHHATIGVYADQPAGLLSFYAVEEEEEEEEGTVRKEVKLLHQVRSCFQQKLLPGFWVGTNSYCLILQKEE